One window of the Gambusia affinis linkage group LG13, SWU_Gaff_1.0, whole genome shotgun sequence genome contains the following:
- the npy4r gene encoding neuropeptide Y receptor type 4 has translation MFPKDWNGWLGPERFGDMSVSANTSLSSLPTSPLLFNGSTSSHSLFWEKESANHESVQEWPGNKTQLMSDLSVLEQEEQCHMSPVLTTCLVVWYSVTMVLGLVGNIGLICIITHRREKVNVTSIFICNLSFSDILVCMFCLPFTVIYTLMDHWVFGSLLCRLVPFIQCVSVTVSVLSLVFIALERHQLIINPSGWKPSIPQAYMVVIFIWILASFTSTPFLAFQLLTNEPYTNVVLPLHPQLYPPVYLNASPTQLVSTTYKNSSVPLNLYRSLFSYVPTSPHMEACVEHWPSHEQRVAYTTWLLLFQYCGPLLLVLLCYVRVFIRLRHRKDMLDRARTPENQRLTNSRRINIMLVALITAFALCWLPLTIFNVLSDWNLEALPVCHHNLLFSLCHLLAMSSTCINPIIYGFLNSNFRQEVREVLLYCRCFPQEEEFEHFPMSTVNMEMSRTSVPLQCRSNSV, from the coding sequence ATGTTTCCAAAAGATTGGAATGGATGGTTAGGTCCAGAGAGATTTGGTGACATGTCCGTCAGTGCCAACACAAGCCTGTCTTCTTTACCTACATCGCCTCTGCTCTTCAATGGTTCTACCTCTTCACATTCTCTGTTCTGGGAGAAGGAAAGTGCCAATCATGAATCTGTGCAGGAATGGCCGGGGAACAAAACCCAGCTCATGTCAGACCTCTCTGTTCTTGAGCAGGAAGAGCAGTGCCATATGTCTCCTGTCCTCACAACATGTCTTGTGGTGTGGTACAGTGTTACAATGGTGCTGGGGTTGGTGGGGAACATCGGCCTCATTTGCATCATCACCCATCGCAGAGAGAAAGTCAATGTCACCAGCATTTTCATCTGCAATCTGTCATTCTCTGACATTTTGGTGTGCATGTTCTGTCTCCCCTTCACTGTCATTTATACACTCATGGACCATTGGGTGTTTGGATCTCTGTTGTGCCGTCTGGTGCCATTCATCCAGTGCGTATCTGTGACAGTGTCAGTGCTGTCTTTAGTCTTCATTGCTCTAGAAAGACATCAGCTCATCATTAACCCATCTGGATGGAAACCAAGCATTCCCCAGGCCTACATGGTTGTCATTTTCATCTGGATTCTTGCCAGCTTCACATCCACACCCTTTTTAGCCTTTCAACTGCTCACAAATGAGCCATACACCAATGTAGTCCTGCCACTTCATCCTCAGCTTTATCCTCCTGTTTATCTCAATGCATCTCCAACTCAGCTTGTCTCCACTACTTACAAAAACTCATCTGTGCCTTTAAATCTCTATCGCTCTCTCTTCTCTTATGTCCCCACCTCTCCTCATATGGAAGCCTGTGTGGAGCACTGGCCATCTCACGAACAAAGGGTGGCTTACACCACATGGCTTCTGCTGTTTCAATACTGCGGTCCACTCCTGTTGGTGCTGCTCTGCTATGTCAGAGTTTTTATTCGCCTTCGCCACCGCAAAGACATGTTGGACCGTGCCAGGACCCCAGAAAACCAGCGCTTGACCAACAGCCGGCGAATCAACATCATGCTGGTCGCACTCATAACAGCCTTCGCTCTTTGCTGGCTTCCGCTCACCATCTTCAACGTGCTGTCCGACTGGAACCTGGAAGCTCTGCCTGTCTGCCATCACAACCTGCTGTTTTCCCtctgccacctgctggccaTGTCCTCCACCTGCATCAATCCCATTATTTATGGCTTCCTCAACTCCAACTTTCGTCAGGAAGTGCGGGAGGTGCTGCTCTACTGCCGTTGTTTCCCACAAGAAGAGGAGTTTGAGCATTTTCCCATGTCCACAGTAAACATGGAAATGTCTCGCACCTCTGTGCCTCTACAGTGCAGAAGTAATTCAGTCTGA
- the angpt2a gene encoding angiopoietin-2a translates to MKMLNVDLLILSFCFGLGTQYGAVGKTQYQIQNGPCSYTFLLPEQENCQSTYNYPDQKDGPMDDESVQRLEQLEMGMENNTQWLLKLENYIQDSMKHDMLQLQQAAVHNHTATMIEIGANLLSQTAEQTRKLTNVEAQVIHHTTRLESQLLKNSLSTNNLEKQLIVQSNEISKLNDKNSLLEKKVVEIEKQRQVEQKTLREEKEQLQSLILRQTAIIGELEQQLLKVSSNNSVLHHQQQEILDTVNSLIQILSTGSVQEPKIAMMQDTPTTYMDCAAIYKSGNIKSGVYTLTIPNTTTEVKAFCDMETEGGGWTVLQKRFEGRVDFHRTWQEYKKGFGEPSGEYWLGNEFVSRLTIQQSYKLRVQLSDWEGNSAFSQYDQFSLDGEAQNYRIHLKDYSGTAGKISSIGQPGSDFSTKDADNDKCVCKCSQLTTGGWWFDACGPSNLNGMYYQNGQNSNRFNGIKWYYWKGSGYSLKSTTMMIRPTDFSALL, encoded by the exons ATGAAGATGCTTAATGTGGATTTACTCATTTTAAGTTTCTGCTTTGGTTTGGGAACCCAGTATGGTGCTGTTGGCAAGACACAGTATCAGATACAAAACGGCCCATGTAGCTACACTTTTCTGCTGCCTGAGCAAGAGAACTGCCAAAGCACCTACAACTATCCTGATCAAAAGGATGGACCAATGGACGACGAGTCGGTTCAGAGACTAGaacagctggagatgggcatgGAGAACAACACACAGTGGCTGCTTAAG TTGGAGAACTACATACAGGACAGCATGAAACATGACATGCTCCAGCTCCAACAGGCTGCCGTACACAACCACACGGCTACGATGATTGAAATTGGGGCAAACCTGCTGAGTCAAACTGCTGAGCAAACAAGAAAACTCACTAATGTGGAAGCGCAG GTAATCCATCATACAACTCGACTTGAGAGCCAACTTCTTAAAAACTCCCTGTCGACCAACAACTTGGAAAAACAACTCATAGTGCAGTCAAATGAAATCAgcaaactgaatgataaaaacAG CCTTCTAGAGAAAAAAGTGGTAGAGATCGAGAAGCAGAGGCAAGTGGAGCAAAAAACCCTTCGAGAAGAAAAGGAGCAGCTTCAGTCACTAATACTGAGACAGACGGCCATCATCGGGGaactggagcagcagctgctcaaaGTTTCCTCCAACAACTCTGTTTTACACCATCAACAGCAGGAGATACTGGACACAGTGAACAGCCTAATACAGATATTATCTACCGGTTCTGTTCAAG AACCCAAAATTGCCATGATGCAAGACACTCCAACTACATACATGGACTGTGCTGCTATCTATAAGTCAGGAAACATCAAAAGTGGCGTCTACACTCTCACAATCCCTAACACCACCACAGAGGTGAAG GCTTTCTGTGACATGGAAACAGAAGGAGGCGGCTGGACGGTACTACAGAAACGCTTCGAGGGCCGTGTTGACTTTCACCGTACGTGGCAGGAGTACAAAAAG GGATTTGGAGAACCGTCAGGTGAATACTGGCTGGGAAATGAATTTGTCTCCAGACTGACAATTCAACAATCATACAAATTAAGAGTCCAGCTTAGCGACTGGGAAGGAAACTCTGCTTTCTCTCAATATGATCAGTTCTCTCTGGATGGCGAGGCACAAAATTACAG GATACACCTTAAAGACTACAGTGGAACTGCAGGCAAAATAAGCAGCATTGGGCAGCCAGGAAGTGATTTTAGTACAAAGGATGCAGACAATGACAAATGTGTTTGCAAGTGCTCACAACTGACAACAGGAG GCTGGTGGTTTGATGCCTGCGGCCCATCCAATTTGAATGGGATGTATTACCAAAACGGCCAGAACTCCAACCGCTTCAATGGAATCAAATGGTACTACTGGAAAGGATCAGGATACTCACTGAAGTCGACTACCATGATGATCAGACCGACAGACTTCTCAGCCTTGCTTTGA